In the Equus quagga isolate Etosha38 unplaced genomic scaffold, UCLA_HA_Equagga_1.0 HiC_scaffold_14022_RagTag, whole genome shotgun sequence genome, GGCAAACTCCTCTGTGTTATTTGGGTGCGGGATTTGTCAGAAAGCAGCAATGTCTGCTTGCTGGCATGCCATGAACTGCGCACCGTCCCAGGGAGCCGAGCCTCACTGATTTCCTCAAACTTCTTGCTCAAATGTGCTTTCAGGACATTTTCAAGTTGTTTCTGATCTAGACTTTCCTCCAAGGCCCTTGAATTTTTCCCTGACAGACTTGCCACGTGACTATTTAGGTCTTTCTCAGAGTCATATGCCGGATCCTTATCTGAAGAGCTCTCTGGGTCACTCAACAGATGAGCTTTTGGGCCGTTCTCTGGGCCATGCCCCTGATCCTTCCCCATCTCCTTCTCTACCTGAAGCAGTTCTGAACCCCTCTCATGGAAGCTTTTGGACTGGCTCAATCCAACATTTAGATCTTTGTTCACCGAGATCCGTGAGAGTCCACGATTGCTCTCTGCCTTAGCTATCTCTGAGAAATCTCTTGGAGGCATCATCAGTGACAGACACTCACAGATCCTGCGGGGCAGGGCCCACCGGTGTTGGATGAGCCTCTTTCGAAGGTGATGTTCCAGTTTCTTCCTCAGCTCATCACTGAGAGGAAACTCTACGGGAAGGATGGAGATGGAGGCATGGGCCTGGGAGGCCTGATGGTAAGGAAAGTTGGGAGCTGAAGAACAAAATTCTTCCTGAGATCTTTGGACTACAGAGGGGGAACCCCACAAACTTTCCTGTTGCTTCTGCAACACTTTCCATTCCAGCTGTTGAATTTCAGATGAGGTGAGAGACTCTGATTCATCCTGGGGTCTATGGTGACACACTCCACAGATCCTTATCTGGGGTAGAGGACCAGATGGTAGGATTGGGAGTGGGGATTTAAGGTGGGCCTGGGACTTGACCTGAGTGAGAGGTAGGGGCTGGGATTGGGGCAGGGTTTGAGGCAAGGGTTGGGGCTGGATCTCAGGCAAGGATGGAGGTGGGCGCTGGAGAGGTACTGGGGATTCTTGGCCCATGGAGGCATTTGAGATGGTATTGAAAAGGAAGATTGTGGTGCAGTCACTTGAGTCACAGATAGCAGAGGGCAAGGACTCGCTGTGCAGAGATGGGAGACCCCAGAAGAGCTGCATACATTTTTCCTGTAAATGGTCCTCCCAGATTTTAGGATATGGGGGCTGCTCATGCATGTGCAGCTCCTTTGGTTTGCCTGCACTGCtccaaaaaggaagggagaatgcTGAGTCACACTCATCAGCATTTGACTCTAGCATTTTCCCCGAAGGATTTAGTTGGTAGTCTGGCCTAAGCTTTTTTGGAAAAGaacccttctccttctccttttcctt is a window encoding:
- the LOC124231966 gene encoding spermatogenesis-associated protein 31D4-like, which encodes PLGRPLDTTRFHQLLCPDPSCEVCNSTTAEINRLLEDLEDDSASVSSMASTASGTESSFTLCSAFSEVPPGDLTPSPPPDPSPPPSSVLSPNPMTPLADFLSPSPPGHSMPPEPFPPLESKFPADRSPPQPLALPPLPPHDTQATGPILQPEATLSLNTIFSLDHTLSQDINPLPNLSQIINPSDSLACHHTPPSPSVSPPTDHPLTVTQSKSVSILLKSVPENSSPDSPGGLSTYVPTVRGTDHSSLSISELSWWQACAKDLFLAPSTLAPCDFNREFLALHSSESSLERHPTANLIEPGNLSFLSPHVLALLERQVRKRRDFLMWKEKEKEKGSFPKKLRPDYQLNPSGKMLESNADECDSAFSLPFWSSAGKPKELHMHEQPPYPKIWEDHLQEKCMQLFWGLPSLHSESLPSAICDSSDCTTIFLFNTISNASMGQESPVPLQRPPPSLPEIQPQPLPQTLPQSQPLPLTQVKSQAHLKSPLPILPSGPLPQIRICGVCHHRPQDESESLTSSEIQQLEWKVLQKQQESLWGSPSVVQRSQEEFCSSAPNFPYHQASQAHASISILPVEFPLSDELRKKLEHHLRKRLIQHRWALPRRICECLSLMMPPRDFSEIAKAESNRGLSRISVNKDLNVGLSQSKSFHERGSELLQVEKEMGKDQGHGPENGPKAHLLSDPESSSDKDPAYDSEKDLNSHVASLSGKNSRALEESLDQKQLENVLKAHLSKKFEEISEARLPGTVRSSWHASKQTLLLSDKSRTQITQRS